In Alkalihalobacterium alkalinitrilicum, a genomic segment contains:
- the fliS gene encoding flagellar export chaperone FliS — translation MSLITKEALHKKSPQEITALLYEACIVNLEESKEAIIEKNYSLANSKLQKANDILHRLGSGLNYEAGIIADQLEAVYNYMAECLIKANIYKDVAIIDEVIILLTNISSAWSKALVDNRDIQSKTIKQKANAYEQNSIYDN, via the coding sequence GTGTCACTTATTACAAAGGAAGCACTTCATAAGAAATCCCCACAAGAAATTACGGCACTCCTTTATGAAGCATGCATTGTTAATCTTGAAGAAAGCAAAGAGGCCATTATAGAAAAAAACTATAGTCTAGCAAATAGTAAGCTTCAAAAGGCGAACGATATACTACACCGTTTAGGTTCTGGTTTAAATTATGAAGCAGGTATTATTGCGGATCAATTAGAAGCAGTTTATAACTATATGGCAGAGTGTTTAATAAAAGCTAATATATACAAAGATGTTGCTATTATAGATGAAGTTATAATACTTTTAACTAACATTTCTTCTGCATGGTCTAAAGCATTGGTAGACAATAGGGATATTCAATCAAAAACGATTAAACAAAAAGCGAATGCTTATGAGCAAAATTCAATTTACGATAACTAA
- a CDS encoding EscU/YscU/HrcU family type III secretion system export apparatus switch protein translates to MMISKHFNHKQRRATNGQTAAVIQYDKEDGGAPKVVAQGKGDVANQIINLAKKNNIHMQEDPLLVENLLDMDLGDNIPPQLYSVMAEILLLIEEMEKKY, encoded by the coding sequence ATGATGATCTCTAAACACTTTAACCATAAACAGCGGCGTGCAACGAATGGACAAACAGCTGCAGTGATTCAATATGATAAGGAAGACGGGGGTGCTCCAAAAGTAGTGGCTCAAGGAAAAGGAGATGTCGCTAATCAAATTATTAATCTAGCTAAAAAAAATAATATTCATATGCAAGAAGATCCTTTATTAGTAGAGAACTTGCTAGATATGGATTTAGGCGATAATATTCCACCACAATTGTATTCGGTTATGGCTGAAATTTTACTTCTTATCGAAGAAATGGAGAAAAAGTATTAA